From Excalfactoria chinensis isolate bCotChi1 chromosome 14, bCotChi1.hap2, whole genome shotgun sequence:
CTCGGTGCTCCCTCCCCCAGGGAAGAGTGGGATCAGCAGCATCACCACATCgctgctctcagctcctgctctgccgATTCCACGCCGAGACGTCCCAAGGAAGCAGCATTCAGTCACATTCCTGTCTGTCAGTCAATCCCAGGCTGTCCAtcattgatttttgtttgctcctgcagcccagacATCTGCAAGAAAACAGGGAGGTCAGCACACATAGCACACATAGCCCTGCCCGAGGACCACGCAGGGGGAGCGGGTTGAAAGGAGACTCCTCCCTCAGAAAGCACCAAACATGACAATGAGCTTCATGGGCACACGCAGGCAAAGTAAGTCCTGACTGCAATGCAACCCCAACACAAGACATGCTGCAGTAATGTCTGGgctgcctggtctggtggttggtgaccctgcacgcAGCAGGGGGTGGAGACTAGATGGTCATCGTGGCCCTTTATACCCAGGCCATGCTTTGATTCTATGCATTCTcgcaaggaagaaaagggaggtAGAGGCTGTCAGGACTCTGTAAGCAAGCCTGCTGATGGGGCACAGTAGCGGGCATTGCCTTGACCCAGGGGACATTTAGAGGTGCCCAGACAATACCCTGCAGCAGGAACAAGAGACCTGCCCACCCCACAACTCATCCCATCTCACTTCCTCAAGCAGGAACTGGTTGCAGGGGAGGGCTGAAACCCACTCAGGACAGCCCAGCACCACCCCAAGCTGTGGCACACATGGCACAATGGCCTGAGCCTCAGGAGAGGTAGAGCCTGGCACATGACCAAGGCACTGCAAAAAGGCAATGCAAAACCCACTGGTACTGCAGCCATGCCTCTATACCACGGGGCAACAGGGTTTCTGACACAAGCCCTGCTCTAATCCCACAGAGGGGGAAAGGCACGTCACCTAAAGTTTAGCAGAGGATGAAGCAATACCCAGCAAGGCGGAGAAGCTGTTGGCAGAGGTCAGCCAGCTCCCACCATCCACGACCAGTGTGGTGCCAGTCACGTAGGAGGAGAGGGGGCTCGCCAGGTACAGCGCACTGTGGGCGATCTCCGTCTTGTTCCCCGCACGCTGGAGGGGGATTGTGTCAAACTGCTTTGAGTCCTTGGCAAATTTTCCACCTACACGATGGGAGAAAGAGGCAGCCATGACCACGAGACCTCCTGCCCATCACCGCCATCCAGCAGCGCTACTTGTGTGGTGTCAGTTGCTGAGAGCCCCAGGGAAGTTCAATGAGATGCTGGCACAGCCCTAGGGATGGCCCAGGGACAAAGAGAGTTCAGTAAAGGGATCCCAAGCACAGCTGTGAAACTTGTAACTGGATGCTGTAACAATGAGCTCAAGGCATGAGCTCTCTGAGCCTTCCCAGCCTCCAGGACTGAACACACTCACGGATGGACTTCAAGAGCTCAgcccccaggcacagcagctACCTGCAGCACGCCATGTGAGCTGTGTGGCACAGGTGGTCCACAGCATCCCAGAGAGATGCCAGCAATGCATTGCTGAGGCACAGCCAGGAGCCCCAGGGCCTTACCCAGCCTCCGGAACCCCTCGGTGCCTGTGATGGGACCTGGTGCCAAGCTGTTCACTCGGATGTTGTTGGGACCCCACTCCACAGCAAGGTGACGGGTCATGGCATCTGGGAAGGGGAACAAATTACAAGAGGAATgaaaaaaaggagagcaaaGCCATTCCAGCAACTGctgagggagggggaaaaaagccaagGGAGGTTTTGGCCAAGAGCAAATGGCCCTGGAAAGGAGAAGAGCCCCACATCAAACACAGGCATGCGCAACACTGCACAGTAACCATGCTGATTCATATTCACCTCTCCCATCATGGACATCTTCCCATCCCAAGACCCTGTAGCCTCCTTACTGGGCCCATACAGCTTGCAGAAACTCAGCAAGGAGCACTTAGGTACCTATAGCAGCCTTAGCAGAACCAGCGTGCACCTGAAGGGCCTGCCCTCGGTAGCTCAGAGTTGCTGTGATGTTAACGATGACCCCACCGTGGTcctgggaagaggaaggagatgcaGAATTAGGAGGGAGTGACATGAGCCACATAGGAGCATGGTGGGCTTGGAGGGGATGTCACCCATGGGCACAGGCATCCCTGTGCTGCCAACACATCAGGTGGCCTCAttgagcagggctctgccaaAGAAGTGGGAGGTAAAAGGGACGAGCAAAGATCAAACTAAacagaggagcagcagtgtgcagctTCTTCCCAGACAGGTGGCAGAGCACAGGCAGGTGCTACACAATCAATGCCCCGTGGCTAGGGACAGGCAGGAAATAAACCACAGCTCCCACTTCTGGTGAGGGGGCTGCAGTCCCCAGATGGGGATGGACTGGATTCAGTGAGCAGGGCAGGTGGCACAAGCTGAcagagcagtgctctgctccctcccaccctctATGATTCACCACAGCGTGCTTTGCACAACACTACCCTCCTCCTTGCCAGGAGACACTCACACGGAAATACTTCTCAAAGAGGACTTTGGAGGTGTTGAAGGTGCCAAGAGTGTCAATATCCATCACTGTCTTGAAGGCATTGAAGGACAGAGCGCTGGCTGGGCACAGAAAGTTTCCTGCAGCACCTGAAGACAAACAGTTGGGGGTCACATTAATGAGGCTGAGGAGGCAGTGAGGGAGACAGTGAGTAATACTGCTTGGGTAAAGCTGGTGATGAAATGGAAACAGTTCCAATAATGGCTTATAGATCTAGGTATGTAGAGATGATCCACAGCGAGACCAATACAGGTCAGTCTCTGGTTCCTCTGAGCCCCTCTGCGCTGCTCTCAAGGGGCTCACATCATCAGCTGCTCAGATGCTCCCCAGAGTAAAGCAGCATAAACCAGACAGAGCAAATACAGCCCCTGTGCTGGAGCACACCCTGCCTACAGACAGCCTGTGCCAAGCCCTCCCACTGCCCCCTCCAGTAGCTCACCATTAACCAGGATGTCAATCTGCTTGAACTGGTTCAGCGTCTCATCTACAGCTGCCACGATGGTTTGTGGCTGCCTGACATCAATGGACAGAGgcaggcactgctgccctgTGGCTGCCGTCAGCTTTTTTGAGgcctggaaaaagagaaaagtgagaTTCTTTCTGGGATTCCATTCTCCAGCAAGGACCAGACACAGAGCTCATGCAGGCAAGCaagccaggcagcagctgcatccCTGTAAGCATATAGCAAGCACAGGCATTACCCACATGAACACGAGTCGTGTCTTGTCctaaaagcagctgcatttcatcAGCCAGCACAGCCATTGTGTTTCTAAACAAAAAATGCCAATACAGCCCTTAGGCAGGGGAGAGAACTGCCTAAACACAGCCAGGGCACCTCCTGTACATTGTGTCCCATGTGGGGGCAGACTGCTAACTCCAATGGCCTCTGTAGACACAGCACACCCCAAGCAACAGCTCCGCAGGGCAAGTACAAAGGTTGGACCTCAGCAAGGTCTTGGAAATAAGTAACCTTTAGATCCAAAATGTTAGTGGGTCAAAGGACAGTCACTAACCAGCAGTTATCAGGACTCTGCCtgcaaggcagctcagcatgAAGCCATTACAAAGCATCTCCAcagcagcccaagcacagcatatgaactgagctgcagccccacacaaCAGCTGTGATGGTCTGTTTGCCTGCACGGGCTCCTCGGGCTGTTCTCTGAGAAGCTCTGAGCCGCCCATGAGGCAGTTCAAGGCCTTGGGAAGCAGCCCCTGAGCGCTCAGAAGGCTCCAATCCCCCAGGACTAAAAAGCTGCTGagttttgctgcttgtttgctGACACAGGAGCACGAAGGAATGTGCAACAGCAGTGCTAAGTGCCTCCAGGACACGGCCGGGTCGTGCCAGCTCAGTTTGCTCTTTATTATGCTTCAGCGAACTCCCTTCGACCCCAGCAAAGCTCCCTGGTGGCTGCTTCCAGCACGGCTCCTCCAGTCTATTTAAAGCACAAAGAACAGCCTCAAAGGTCTAACGGGGCTCAGAGCATCCAACCCATAGACCAGCAGAGCGGCTGGAGCTGGACGGACCCTCTGAAGGCCGCCATGTCCCACCCGGACCGGGGGCTCCATCACGGCCCATCCAGCCCCCCCGGTTCCGTTCTCACCTCGGCCACGCGCTGCTGGTTGCGGCCTGCGATGGCGGTCCGACAGCCGTGCCTGTAACGGAGCGGCGGTGAGCGCGGCCCGCGGAGCCCCGCCCGGCGCAGCCCGTCCGGCCCCGTACCTCATAAAGATCTCCGCGATGCGGAAACCGATCCCGGAGCCGCCGCCGGTGATAAAGGCCACGCGGCCTCTGTAGGGGGGAACGAGGGGATGTGAGGATCGGATCGGACCGGACCGGACCGGACCGGACCCCCCAGGGCTGCCCGGCCCCGCCGTCACAGCGCACTCACGCCAGGATGTCGGTGCTGAAGAGGTGCCGATACTCCTCGAGACACTCATCGCTCTCCACGTCCGGCGGCGGCTCCGAGGCGCTGCGGCTCCGCGCCATGGCGGCCGCACCGAGCGACCCGCACCCAGCGACCCGCGCACTGCACGCCGGGACGCCCTGTCCCCCCCCACCGCAAAGCACGCCGGGAGCGGAAGTGAGGTGCTGAGCATGCCGGGATCTGTAGTTTCCACTCGCGCCGCTGCTCTTTGCGCATGCGCGGGCGTCGGCAGCCGTCGCCTGGCAACGGCGCGGGGCTGTAGCGGGACCCGCAGCGCCGCCCGCTGCACAACGGCTgtcccagcacctcccagcGCCTCCCAGCTCCTCCCAGCGAGCCCACGGGACCGCCCAGCGCTGCCCATTGTCCCCCAGTGACAGCCCAGCGCCTCCCAGCGCCACCCCAGTTTCTCTACGCTGACATACAGGGATGCTGCCCATTGcccccagcagcatcccattgCCCCTCAATAGCATCCCAGTGTCCCCAATAGCATCCCAGTGTCCCCCAGTAGCATCCCATTGCCCCTCAATAGCATCCCGTTGTCCCCAGTAGCATCTCAGTATCCCTCAATAGCATCCCAGTGTCCCCCAGTACCATCCCAGTGTCCCCAATAGCATCCCAGTATCCCTCAATAGCATCCCAGTGTCCCCAATAGCATCCCAGTgcccccagtcccatcccatTGCCAACAAGGgacaggagcagggcagcagggaggagcagcGTTTAATAGCACAGGGGTGCCCTCATGGCCCATAGGTGAACTGGCTGTCCCCGCACTCCCAGGCCACCAGCTCGTCCCGTTGGAACCAGAAGCCGATCTCCCTCAGCGCCGTCTCCACCGAGTCGCTGGCGTGCACCACGTTCCTGTACAGGGATGGGGGTGTGAGCTCCTCGGTGGGGATGGGAGGGGTCTcggtgtcccccccccccccatccccttaCCTGCTGACATGCATGCTGAGGTCCCCCCGGATGGTCCCCGCCGCTGCCTGCGCCGAATCCGTGTCCCCCACCATGGCACGTGTGGAGCGCACCACGTTGTGACCCTCCCACACCTGCGGGATGGGGACAGctgagccccgcagccccacACAGCAACGGGGTGAGACGCCACGGGGGGACGGCAGCCGCTCACCATGGCCACCAGCGGCCCCGAGGTCATGTAGGCCAGCAGCGCGGGGTAGAAGGGCTTCTGCTGTAGGTGCTGGTAGTGCCGGTCCAGGAGGCCCCGATCCGCCTGGCAGCACCACGGGGTGATGTGGGACACACAGAGGAGTCCGTGCACAGCCCCCCCCCCTACTATCCCCCCCATAGCACTGGTACCTGCAGCAGCTTCATGGCCACCAGCTTGAAGCCGCGCCGCTCGAAGCGCCTGATCACATCCCCCACCAACCGGCGCTGCACCGCGTCCGGCTTCACCAACACCAACGTCTGTTCCCGCTGCTCCGGGGGGGCTGGAGGCCACGGggtcactgctgctgcacagccccgTCTGCAATCCCCATCCCGATCCTTATCCCCCAGCCCTGACCCCGTCCCCGTTGTCCCTGTGATGCCCCAAGGATGGGGTCAGGGGGGCACGTGCCCTAAAGCTGCATTGAGGACACGGCCAGTAGGACCGGCACACTGCGGACCAGCATCCCCATCTGtcagctgtgcaggaggagcaggggacAGGAAAGGGGATGGCTGTGAGCGAGAGTTCCCTGGGGATGCTCCGTGTCGGCACCCGGGGatcccagcaccaaacccaaGGAGCGGGGATGGAGAGAGAGATCCCCAGGGATAAGACAGGGATGGGACAGGGGGAAGGATGGGGACCGGGTCCTTAGGGGCAGAaggggatgtgatggggacggggatgtgatggggacgGGGATGTGACGGGGACGGGGATGTGACGGGGACGGGGATGTGACGGGGACGGGGATGTGACGGGGACGGGGATGTGACGGGGACGGGGATGTGACGGGGACGGGGATGTGACGGGGAcggggatgtgatggggacggggatgtgatggggacggggatgtgatggggacgGGGATGGGGACCGCCCGCAGGGTCGGGGCGGGTCTCACCGGAGCCGTAGCAGCGCGGCGGCCTGAAGGAGAGGCAGGTACCGGGCTGACCCCGCAGCAGCCCCCGCACCACGCAGCGCCCCAGGGAGCCCATGGCCGGGGCGGGAGGCTCGGAGCGGGGCCCGGCCGCCCCGCGGGGAGGTTTTAAGGGCCCGGCGGGACCGGCTCGGCCCTCCCCTTAAAGCAGCCGCGGCCGCGGGGAGCCCCGGCCCTGGGAACAGCCATCCCGTGTCCCAACGGGGGCTGCGGGGAGAGATGAGCGGGGAGCACGGAcagccccgctgccccccgGGCAGGGACACGAGCGGCAGTTCTGAACAGCTCGGGGAAACGCACGGATCCCAACAAGCACTTCAGACAGCAGGAAGGAGAATCGGTTTCCAGCAGCACGAAGGACTCGCAGGTCCCGAGCCGGGCTGTGGCCCCCCGCCAGCTGCTGCCCTTGATCCTCGGCTCAGCCAGGGGAAAACACGCACTTTCACCCTCGGTCAGCAAACAGAGAAGAGCAGCCGAACGTTTTGCAAGAAGCAGCAGCGCAGAGCCCTGGGGCGGCAGAGGGGCAGGCAAGGCCCCATCCAGCAGTTCCAAGCTCCAGCATCTCGCCCTGTCTGGATGGGCACAGAGGCTTTCACTCACACTCCTCCAGCCCAGGTTGCCCTGTGACACAACCCCACGTGTCTGGGGATGTTCCTGGGCTGATCTGGATGCATTCAGAGAACAGGACGCCAAGGGAACAGAGATCGCAGCAGGGAACAGAGGTGGAAGGCAAAGCCGCTGGGCACAGCTTGGTGACAACCTGCAGGGCAACTGCAacagagggaagttctttaaaACAACGAAGTAAGCACTTTATTTCCATGAAGCACGTTGGTTTAGTATCACAATGGAATGATGAGAAAAcgttttaaaaaacaaaataaaccaaaacaaacccccccgaagaagaagaagaagtcTCTGATCCCGGCTGACAGcagggaggtgttcaaggccatttaaaaaacaaagggaGTGACAGAAGTGCCCAAACAGTCCCACATCACATCGCAgacccctcctcctcctcccagagccgggttggggggggggcaggaaTGACGCGAAGGTTCGAATGGCTGAAGCAGACTTTGTGCTCCTGCCTCACCATTGGGACACACGAGGTCTCTCCATTCAGCTCCATTGACATCTCCGGGTGCCACACAGCGCTCTGCCGGTGGAACAAAGCCCGGTGAGCTGCCCTGCCCCGAGGTTAGGAGCTGAGactcatcctgcagccagcaccgAGCCAGCTGCGGCCTTTGGGATGGGAGAGAAGGAAGCGGTGCATGAATCCAAACAGATGGTGCCCACCCGCAGTGCTGCCAAAGCAGCCAGGAGAGAAGGTGGTGGCAAAACGAGACGTGGATCTGTTCCCTACAGTGATCAGAAGACGAGTCCAGTGCAGTAACTATAGTTTCACAGTTCCGGGGGGCAAACTGTCATTGCAAAGTCTGTAGTAACGCAGGTCATTCACCAGTCTGTGCACGTTCTGGGTAAACGATGGCAGGTCCTGGAAGGGAACCAACAACAAGTTGTACCTTAAGCACAGCAATACCCACAGGCCATAGGGCTGCAGGGAACAGAAAGGGAGCGCCCGGTGCCCCCATGTAGTTCCATACATGAGCATCTCCTCCAGCATCTGAGCACAGGAAACCCGAGTTCCTGCAGCCACGTGCAGGGAACAGAGGCTGCTCCAGGGCTGCTCCAAGCAGGACTGACTGCACACAACCCTCTCACAGCACCATCTCCTTGCAGTGCACTCAGGCACAACACAAATGGACACAACATGgccatctgcagcagcagctgctcagagcgCTCCTGCCAACGCTCCTGTTCCCACACAGCCCCTCACAAGGGCTGGTTTCCCCAAGATCAATCACCTACTACATGCCCAGTGATTCTCTCCAagttccttctcttcccttcaaaCTGGGGTCTCAAATCCCCACCGTCTCCCATGGGAGAGGAACCATCAGCAGACAATGAAACTTCAGCAGACTGAAAGCCGGCTGTACTGCCGTGATGCTCAGAGGGAGGTGGCAGCTCCCCCGGCTGTGGCCATAACCCTCCAACATCTGGCTGGCAGCTGGAGCAAGGCTTTGGCAAGGACCTGTGTCCCACTAGCAAATGTCAGGCTACCCTTAGGAAAGCTCCGCTCCCCCCAGGGAACGTATCAGAGCTCTCACTCCCACGGAATAAGCAAGTCCAGGAGATGAGATGGCAACTCTGCTACCTACACAGCAATGAATCCAATGCAAGGGCATCACTGACTATGCAAGTGTTTGTACCAATGGTACTACTAAGGAGCCCATGGCTATTGGCCACCACACTGAGggaagcactgctcagcccaGGAATCCTTGCCCCGTCCTGCAGTGCTCTCCATTCTTACCCTGTCCATTTTGAAATTCCTTCCCAGCACATTTTTCTGGTTGGAGTCCACACCGTCACAGCTGGCCAGGAACTCAGGGAGGAAAGCTGTGTAGAAGCCATCAAAGTCCACCGAGGCCATGTTGTAGGTGGCAATGCCaatctcctcctgcagcaggtcGTGGGATTTGTGGACCAGCACCTGGAGCAGCACGTTCACAAACTGGAACAGCATGGTTGTCCGAAAGATCTTCTGCACGGTGAGAGGAAGGCACAGTCAGGCACCTTCAGAGCAGTAACCCCCTCACACAGGagggagcacagcacagtgctttaGAAGCGAGAGCTCATGGAGGTCAGATGGGCACAGCTGTACTGGGTCACTTAACACCTTGCTGACAAGAAAGGCAAGACCCCAGACTGCAACTCTCATTCTTCATGGCAGCAGCTAACAAATCTAAACTGACAGGGTTTGGAGGATGGGTTCTACATGACAGCAATGGGCAACAACCTGACAGTGACCCAACTAGATGACAAGCAGCCTGTTGAAAAGAGCTGGGGCTCCTCCTGtatccagcacagcagtgtcagTAAGGTGGCACTGCCACTTTGACCAGCACCATCTTCACCACAACCACAGCAAAGGATGCAGTAAACGAGCCCCAAATCCTGACCTTCAGTTTGCGAGACACCTGGAAGCCTGACAGGCAGCTTTCCACTATTACAAAGCCATTTCCAGCCCCCTTGGACTGGAATGCTCTCGCCTTTAACCGCCCTTTGCCTGGCACTGCTCCCAGTTTCAGAACTGCACCTGCCCACTGGTAAGCTCAGACCCACCTTGTGGTACAGCTTCTGCTTGGTGTTCAGCGTCTCCAGGTAGAAGAGATTCTGTTTGAACAGGTGAATGTCGGGCTGCAGGAAGGACTGACCAAATGCCTGCAAAGCAGAATTGAAGGGAAGGGATTGACAACATAACGAATATCAAACCTGACAGGCAGAACCATGTTTTCACCCCGACACTACACAGAGCCTGTTTACAGATCTCCTGTAGCAATGCCATGATGTCATTTGACACGCATGCCAACGCTTTCTGCCAACTGTATTCAGGTGGGAGGAACGGGATCTTCTGGTGCCATGTGCCAGGAGAACAAACCCCTGGCggcttctgctgcttctcagtgAAACCCTTTTGTGAGTCTGCTCAAGTCAACCTTGTTGCCAGACTGCAGGGAATGAAGAAGCTTTAGAGGCCGTGTGCTCAAATCCCTGCAG
This genomic window contains:
- the DECR2 gene encoding LOW QUALITY PROTEIN: peroxisomal 2,4-dienoyl-CoA reductase [(3E)-enoyl-CoA-producing] (The sequence of the model RefSeq protein was modified relative to this genomic sequence to represent the inferred CDS: inserted 2 bases in 1 codon) encodes the protein MRKEQRREWKLQIPACSAPHFRSRRALRXGGGQGVPACSARVAGCGSLGAAAMARSRSASEPPPDVESDECLEEYRHLFSTDILAGRVAFITGGGSGIGFRIAEIFMRHGCRTAIAGRNQQRVAEASKKLTAATGQQCLPLSIDVRQPQTIVAAVDETLNQFKQIDILVNGAAGNFLCPASALSFNAFKTVMDIDTLGTFNTSKVLFEKYFRDHGGVIVNITATLSYRGQALQVHAGSAKAAIDAMTRHLAVEWGPNNIRVNSLAPGPITGTEGFRRLGGKFAKDSKQFDTIPLQRAGNKTEIAHSALYLASPLSSYVTGTTLVVDGGSWLTSANSFSALLDVWAAGANKNQ
- the LOC140258802 gene encoding nucleoside diphosphate kinase, mitochondrial-like — translated: MGSLGRCVVRGLLRGQPGTCLSFRPPRCYGSGTTGTGSGLGDKDRDGDCRRGCAAAVTPWPPAPPEQREQTLVLVKPDAVQRRLVGDVIRRFERRGFKLVAMKLLQADRGLLDRHYQHLQQKPFYPALLAYMTSGPLVAMVWEGHNVVRSTRAMVGDTDSAQAAAGTIRGDLSMHVSRNVVHASDSVETALREIGFWFQRDELVAWECGDSQFTYGP